The DNA sequence TGACCAACATCCTGCGCGACGTGGGCGAGGACCTGACGCGTGGGCGGGTCTACCTGCCCCAGACCCTGCTGGGGGAGTACGGCGTGAGCCGCGCCGACCTGGAGCGCGGCGTGGTTACGCCCGAGTACCGCGCCCTGATGGTTCACCTGTGTGCCCTGGCCCGCGACTGGTACGCCGAGGGCCGCGCCGGGATTCCCTGCCTGCACGGCAGCGCCCGGCTGGCCGTCGCCACCGCCGCCCGCGCCTACGAGGGCATTCTGGACGATCTGGAACGCGCCGACTACGACAACTTCAACCGCCGCGCCTATGTCAGCGGCACCCGCAAACTGCTGATGCTGCCCCGCGCGTGGTGGGAACTGCGCGGCGCGGTCAGTGGGTAAAACAAGCCCGACTTTGCACTGAAAATCCCCCTCCACCACGCCGGGCAGAGGGGGATTCTCATGGTTCGGGCTTTCAGGTCAGGCCTTATACGGATTCCGTTTGTTTCGTGTAGAAATCGGGACAGCTCCGATTTCCACACTCCACGTCCGGAACCCGTTTTTCTCCTGCTCGCTTCGCTCGGATTTCTAGGTGTTTTCAACACCTTTCAATCGGAGTCCGTATTACTTCGGCTCGTTTTCCACCACGATGCGGCCTTCCGGTTCAGCGGTCAGATCGGGGTGGGCCTTGAGGTAGTCCACCAGAATGTCCACGTCCAGCTTGCCGGTGTCCAGGCGCGGCGCCCCCTTGAACATGGTGAAGCCGTCGCCGCCGCCCGCCGTGAAGTTGTTGGTGGCGACCTTGTAGGTCTTGGCATCGTCCAGCGGCTGCCCGTTCAGGGTCACGGCGGTCACGCGGCTGCCGGCAGGTTTGCTCAGGTCGAAGGTGTAGCTCATGCCCTTGGAGACGTGCAGGAACTGGCCCTTGTTCTCGCTCCAGGTGGCGACGCCGTGTTCCAGGGCAGCGCGAATCTGGGCGCCGGTCAGGTCCAGCAGGCTCAGTGAGTTGCCGAAGGGCTGCACGGTGATGGCCTCGTCGAAGGTGATCGGGCCGGCGTCGATGCTGGCGCGCACGCCCCCGCCGTTGACCAGCGCCAGCTGTGCGCCTGCGGTCTGACCAGCGGCCAGCGCCGCGTCGGCCAGCACGTTCGCCATACCGCTCTCCCGCTTGCGCACCACTTCACGGCTGCCATTCAGGCCCTTGGGCGCGTTGCCCACGACCTGCTGACGCAGGCTGGCAATCGGCACCGTCAGGGTGGCGACCATGCGCTTGGCGGTGTCGTCCTCGGGGACATCGGCGGACACCGGAATGGGGTTGCCCTCCCACGACTGCACGGCCCCGGCGTCGTCGAACTTGACCTGAATGCGCCCTAGCACCTTGCCCCATTCCCAGGCCGCGACCAGCAGGGTTTTGTTGCCGTCGGGGTTGTTGACCACCGTGGGGTACGGCCCCTCGCTGGCGGGGAAGTCCTTGTTGTCGAAGGTGCCCAGCAGCGTGTGCGAGTGCCCGCCGACGATCACGTCGAGGCCGGACACGGTCTTGGCCACTTCCTGTTCCAGCGTGTAACCCAGGTGCGAAACCAGGAAGACCTTATTGATGCCCTGGGCCTTGATGGCGTCGGCGCTGGCCTGGATGCTCTTCATCACGTCCAGCATCTTGACGTTGTCGCCAGGGCTGCTGATCAGCGGCAGGTCCGGGGTCACCGCGCCGATCACGCCGACCTTCTCGCCGCCCACGTTCAGGATGGCGTAGGGCTTGATGCGGTCCTTGAGCAGCGGTTCGGCGCTGACATCGATGTTCGTCGCCAGCACCGGGAAGGTGGCCTTGTCCACGAACTTGGCCAGCGCCGCCGGGCCGTCGTCGAACTCGTGGTTGCCCACGGCCATCGCCTGATAGCCCTGGTAGTTCATGAACAGCACGTCGGCCAGCCCCTTGTAGACGTTGTAGAACAGCGTGCCCTGGAAGGTGTCGCCGCCCGACAGGATCAGCGGGTTGGTGTCCTCGGCGGCGTACTTCTTCATCAGCGTGGTCTGGCGGGCGTAGCCGCCGTACATGCCCTCGCCGATCTTGGTGGGCTCCAGGTGGCCGTGCAGGTCGTCGGTGTGCAGCACGGTGATGGTGATGGGTGCGGCGGACGCTGTGCCCAGCAGGGCAGCGCTCAGAAGGAGGGACCATGTGAATTTCATAAGGCGTCTATTTTAGCCTGAAAGCCCGCTGGGGGGGGCACGTTCTGGAGGTGTGGTTTTCAGCAGCGGGGTGGTGCCGGACCCCAGACCGGAAGCCAGGCTGACAGGGGTGTCGGTGGGCCTGCCGCCGGACCCGCCTAGTCGGGGCGGTGGGGCAGGTCCTGGACATCGGCGTGGACGTCGATGGTGGGGTGCTTCTTCTGGAAACGCACGGTCAGCACGCCGCCGGCCAGGTGGGCCTCGCCGGACTGCGGCAGCACCTCGCGCGGGAAGGCCAGCACGCGGCGGAAGACCCCCGCAGCGCGTTCGGCGCTCAGCAGACCCTCCGGCGCGCTGCGTTCGCCGGCCACGGTCAGCATGCCGCCTTCCTCGTGCATCTCCAGACGGTCAGGATTGATGCCCGGCACGTCCAGGTACAGGGTCAGGTGGGCGTCGCCGTCGGCCCAGTCGGCGGCGGGAACCCACGGCCCGGCAGAGAGGGTCTCCACCTCCTCGCGCAGGGTCATCAGGTGTTGCAGGCGGGCCAGGACCGGCTCATTCATGCGGCCCACGCTAGCACCCGCACCGCCGGCAAGACCAGCGCCTAAAGTGGGAGGGATGCCCCCGCTGCGCCCGCTCCGGATTCCCCTGCTGACCGCTCCCACCGCTGCCGGAAAATCGGCCCTGGCGCTGCAGGTGGCCCTGGACTCCGGCCTGGAGGTGGTCTCGGCGGACGCCTTCACGGTGTACCGGGGGCTGGACATCGGCACGGCCAAATCCACGCCCGCCGAACAGGAGGCCGTGCCCCACCACCTGCTGGACGTGGCCGAGGTGACCGAGCGCTACGACGTGGCCCGCTACGTGCAGGAGGGCGAGGCGGCCATCGCGGCCGTGCTCAGGCGCGGGCGCGTGCCGCTGGTGGTGGGCGGCACCACCTTCTACCTTTCGGCCCTGTTGCGCGGCCTGCCGCTGACCCCGCCCGCCGACCCGCAGGTGCGCGCCGCCGTGGAGACCGAACTGGCCGAGCGCGGGCTGGACGCCCTGCTGGCCGACATCGCCGCCCACGATCCGGCCGAGGCCGCCCGCATGGAGCGCAACCCCCGCCGGGTGGTGCGCGCCACCGAGGTTTTCCGCCGCACTGGGCAGTATCCCGGCTCGTTTGGCAGCCGTCCGCCTCGCTTCCAGTACGCCGTGACCGCCTTTACCCGTCCGGGTCCGGAACTGGAAGCGCGAATGAGGGGGCGCGTGGAGGCCATGTTCACTGCGGGCTGGGCGGAGGAGGCCGCGTGGCTGGCCGCCCGCCTGGACCCGGACACCCTGCCCCGGCCCACCGCGTGGCAGGCGCTGGGCTACCGCGAGGCGTGGGCGGTGTCAACTGGAAGCCTGGACGAGGCGGAGGCGACGGCGCGCATCGTGCTGGCCTCGCGGCAGTACGCCAAGCGGCAGCTCACGGCCATGCGGGGCCAGCTGGGTGCGCCGGTCCTCACGCCACCGGAGGCCACGCGGCAGCTGCGTGAGGCTGTCGGCGCCGCCCATAAGCTGAATGTTAATTAGATCAGGGCAGAAGCGTCCTGCCTGTCCCGCGTAGAGTGGGAGGCGAGATCAACGGCAGCTCAATCCCGTTCGGGAAGTTTTGGGGAAGGACCAGCCTTCTCGTCCCATCACGCATCTTGACAGGGGGTAAGACATGAAACCACGCGTACTAGGCATGATTCTGGCAGGCGGGCAAGGCTCGCGGCTGGCGCCGCTGACCCAGAAGCGGTCCAAGCCGGCCGTGCCGTTCGGCAGCAAGTACCGCATCATCGACTTTGCGATCAACAACTTCATCAACTCGGGGCTGTTCAGCATCTACGTGCTGACCCAGTACAAGGCCCAAAGCCTGACCGAGCACATCCAGCGCGGCTGGCGCTTCGGCACCTTCCTCAGCGACTACTTCATCACGCTGGTGCCAGCGCAGATGTACCGCATCGAGGAACTGGGGCCGGTGTGGTACCGCGGCACGGCGGACGCGGTCTACCAGAACCTGCACCTGCTGGACAACAACAAGGCCGACTACGTGGCGATCTTCTCGGGCGATCACATCTACAAGATGAACGTCGAGCACATGATCCAGACCCACATCGACACCCGCGCCGACATCACCATCGCCGCGTACCCGATGCCGCAGGAACAGGCCCACCAGTTCGGGATCATGCACGTCGACGAGAAGTGGAAGGTCACGGATTTCCTGGAAAAGCCCGCCAACCCGCCCAGCATTCCGGGGCAGCCCGGCACCAGCCTGACCAGTATGGGCAACTACATCTTCTCGCGCCGCGCCCTCGAAGAGCTGCTGGTGACCAGCATGGGCGACGGCGAGGACGGCTTCGACTTCGGCGGCGACGTGATCCCGCGCGCCCTGTCCGACGGCTACAACGTGATGGCCTACGACTTCCACAAGAACCCGATTCCCGGACAGACCGGCGCCAACCTGTACTGGCGGGACGTGGGTACGCTGGACGCCTATTTCGACGCCAACATGGATCTGGTCAGTGTGAATCCAGAATTCGGGCTGTACAACGCCGACTGGCCGCTGCGCACCAGCAGCGAGTTCTCGCCGCCCGCCAAGTTCGTCCACGAGAGCGAGGGCCGGAAGGGGCAGGCCTTCAACACCATCATGGCCGGGGGCACCATCATCAGCGGCGGCACCGTGCGCGACAGCGTGCTGGGGCGCGGCATCCACACCCACTCGTACTCGGTGGTCGAGAGCTGCGTGCTGTTCGACGAGGTGGAGGTGGGGCGCCACTCGCATCTGCGCCGGGCCATCGTGGACAAGGAGGTGGTGATTCCCCCCGGCACCAAGATCGGGCTGGACCCGGAAGAGGACCGCGCCCGCGGCTTTACCGTCACCGAGAGCGGCGTGGTGGTGGTGCCGAAGGGCTACACCTTCTAGAGCATTTGTCCGAATGGAAGCATCAGAAGTCTTTTTTCTGATGCTTCCATTCTCTCCTTCGGAGCTGAATCAGTCCCAACTGCTCGTTGAAATTCACTCCCTCTCTGCGAGCTGTGCCAGTTCGTTCGGTCAAAAGCAAACAGCACTTTTGACAAATGCTCTCGGACGTCAAAACCACGGCGCTCAAGAAGGGGAGAGGCGTCCATTCGGCCTCTCCCTTTCACGTCTGTGATTAAACCCCGGCGGCCCGCTCTTCACGCCATGACGGAGGCTCTGAGATGGGCTGTCCCAGCACCATGTGGTGCACCCGGCAGCGGGCCTCGTAGCTTTCCTGCGCGCCCACCAGCACCACCGGATCGTCGTAGCGGGCGGGCTGGCCGCCGATCAGGCGCTGCGAGCGGGTGGCCGGGGCGCCGCACACGGTGCAGATGGCCGTCAGCTTCTCCACGCTCTCGGCGCGGGCCAGCAGCTGGGGCATGGGGCCGAACGGCTCGGCGCGGAAATCCAGGTCCAGTCCGGCCATGATCACCCGCACGCCCGCGTCGGCCAGTTCCAGGGCCAGGGTGACCACCTCCGCGCCGAAGAACTGCACCTCGTCAATGCCTACCACGTCGGGCAGCGGCGGCCTCTGTGTGCCTGCTTCCGCCCCCAGCAGGCGGTCCTCGCCGGACAGGTGGGCGCGGATGTCGGCCACGCTCCGCACCGCCAGCGCCTGCACGCTGCGCCCCGCGTGGCTGGCGACGGCGGACGCGTGGTAGCGGTCATCCAGTGCGGGCTTGAAGACCAGCACGTTCTGTCTGGCGATCAGCGAGCGGGTGATGCGGCGGATCAGCTCCTCGCTCTTGCCGCTGAACATGGGACCGACGATCACTTCGAGGTGGCCGCCGTGGAAAGGAGATCTAAGCACGCCCGGAGTATGTCAAACCCCGGCGTGCTGCGGCGTGGGCCAAAGAAACGCGCCCCACCACAGGGGCAGGGCGCGTTGCGAAGCGTCGGGCTTACTTCTTCTTGGCGGTGCGGTAGCTGTCGCCGAAGCGCTTGTTGAACTTGTCCACGCGGCCTTCGGTGTCCAGGAAGCGTTCCTCGCCGGTCCAGAAGGGGTGAACGCCGCTCCAGACATCGACGTGGATCTCGGGGCGGGTGCTCATGGTCTCCATGATGACCTTGCCCTGGTAAATGATCTTGGTGGGAACCGCTTTGGGATGGATGTCTTTTTTCATGTGCGTGCCTCCTCCGCCACGTCACTTGTGCGTAGCGGGCAACCGCAACACTATACACCTGTCTGGGCCAGATTGGGAAGGTGGGTCAGGCTGATGCGCCGGCTCAGCCGATCAGGATGTCGTGTTCCTGCGGGTAGCGCACCAGCGTTCTGGAATCCGGACGGCTGAAGGCCACCGCGAAGGTCAGCGGCCCGATGCGGCCCAGGAACATCAGGAAGATCAGCACGACTTCCTGATCCGCGTTCAGCAGCGGCGTGGCGTTCATGCTCAGGCCCACGGTGGCGAAGGCGCTGACCGTCTCGAAGAACAGCTGCACGAACTTCACCTCCGGGTTGGTGTTCAGCAGCAGCATCAGCAGGAAGCCCAGGTTGACCAGCCCCAGGCTCAGCAGGCCCACGGTCATGGCCCGCAGGATCGTGGTGGTGCCGATGCGCCGCCGGAACAGCGTGGTGTCGTGTCGCCCGCGCACCATGCCCCACGCGGAGGCCATCATCACGTAGAAGGTGGTGGTCTTGATGCCGCCCCCCGTGGAGCCGGGATTGGCCCCGATGAACATCAGCAGGATGGTCACGAAGATGGTGCCGTAGTGCATGGTGCTGTAGTCCAGCGTGTTGAAGCCGGCGGTGCGCGGCGTGACGCCCTGGAACCACGCGGCCAGCAGCTTGTCGCCGAGTGGCAGCGTGCCCAGCGTGGCCGGATTGGTCCATTCCAGCAGCGCGAAACTGAGGGTGCCGATCAGCAGCAGCGCCGCCATCATGACGAGGGACAGCTTGCTGTTGGCGTTCAGGCGGTTGCGGCGGCGGTGCCTGAGGTAGGCCAGCACGTTCAGCTGCACCAGAAAGCCCATGCCGCCCAGCACGATCAGCAGCGGAATCACCAGATTGATCACCGGGTTGGTGACGAAGCCGGTCAGGCCGGTGGCGTACAGGCTGAAGCCCGCGTTGTTGAAGGCGCTGACCGCGTGGAACAGCGAGAAGTACAGGCCCCGCCCCAGGCCTTCTTCCGGCACGAACACGCTGGAGAGCAGCACGGTGCCGGCCAGTTCCACCAGCACCGAACTCAGCACGATGGTCCGCACCAGCTTGACCACCCCGCCCAGTTCCAGGGTGTTGAGCTGCTGCGCCACCTGAATGCGGTCCGAGATGCCCACCCGCCGCCGCACGGCGATGGCAAACAGCGTGCCCAGCGTAATCAGGCCCAGTCCGCCGATCTGAATCAGCAGCAGCATGACCACCTCGCCGAAGGTGCTGAAGGTGCTGCCCACGTCCACCACCCCCAGCCCGGTCACGCACACTGCGCTGGTCGCCATGAACAGCGCCTGAATGGGCCGCAGGCTCTGCCCCGGCTCCAGGCTGATCGGCAGCAGCAGCAGCCCGGCCCCCACCACGATGGCGAGGGCAAAGGTCAGGGCGATCAGTTGTGGCGGGCGCAGCCGTGAAAGCCACGGCTTGCGCCGCGGCCCGGTGGGCGGATTCGGAAAACGCGGGTCAGGGGCGGGGGGCCGGGTCATAAACGCGGCCCGGATTGTACGCCTGTTGATTGGGGGTGTGGGGCGGCTGGGCTGGGCGGCCTGCCCCTCCTGCCACCCCGCCTGGGGGCTATACTGCCCTGCTATGCCTCGCCCCCCACGTCCAGACCGTTTTCAACCCGCCGGGAAGAGGAAAAGTCGCCCGAAGGTCGACCACCGCGCCCGACAGCCCGCCCACGAGTACGAGCTGGAGGTGCTGCCGGGCCTGGAACACGTCGCGGCCACCGAGCTGGGAACCGTGCCGCTGGCCCGCGACATCCGCGGCCTGCGCTTCTGGTTTCCCGGCGATCCCGAACGCCTGACCCGCCTGCGCTCGGCGCTGGCGGTGTACCGCGTCCGCACCTGGGACGTGCCGCGCCCGCGCGGGCTGCTGGGCCACCAGCAACTGGGCGAGCTGACCGAGTTTCTGCGCGGCGTGCTGGCGGTGGGCGGGCAGACCTCGTTCCGGCTGGGCGCGGCCGGCAAGGAATCGGCGGTGATGCAGCGGCTGGCCGAGGAACTGGAGACCGCGCTGGGGCTGTCCCACCGCCCCGAGGACGGTCAGTTGCTGATCCGCCTGCGACCCGAAGCTGACGGCCCCGGCTGGGAGGTGCTGGCCCGCACCACGCCCAGGCCGCTGAGCGCGCGGCCCTGGCGAGTGTGCAACATGCACGGCGGCCTGAACGCCACGCTGGCCTACGCCACCCACAAGCTGGCCGGGCAGCGCGACGTGGACCGCATCTTCAACCCGATGTGCGGCAGCGGCACTTTGCTGATCGAGCGCGACCTGCTGGGGCCGAGCGACGCGCTGGTGGGCGTGGACATCGAGCAATCATCAGTGGACTGCGCCAGGACGAATATTCAGGCCGCCGGGCGCGACATCGAGGTGGCCCGCATCGACGCGCTGCACACCGACCTGCCGGCCCGCTCCTTCGATCTGATTGTGGCGGACCTGCCCTGGGGCGACGCTATCGGCACGCACGGCGGGAACTCTGCGCTGTATCCGGCCTTCTTGCAGGAGATGCACCGGCTGCTGAGCCGTCAGGGCCGCATGGCCGTGATCACCCACGAGATCCGGCTGTTCGAGGGCCTGCTGACCGGTTCGGCCCAGTGGAACGCCCGCGAACTGCTGCAGGTGGCGAGCGGTGGGCATAACCCCAAGGTCTACCTGCTGAACCGACGCTGACGC is a window from the Deinococcus radiopugnans ATCC 19172 genome containing:
- the glgC gene encoding glucose-1-phosphate adenylyltransferase, which encodes MKPRVLGMILAGGQGSRLAPLTQKRSKPAVPFGSKYRIIDFAINNFINSGLFSIYVLTQYKAQSLTEHIQRGWRFGTFLSDYFITLVPAQMYRIEELGPVWYRGTADAVYQNLHLLDNNKADYVAIFSGDHIYKMNVEHMIQTHIDTRADITIAAYPMPQEQAHQFGIMHVDEKWKVTDFLEKPANPPSIPGQPGTSLTSMGNYIFSRRALEELLVTSMGDGEDGFDFGGDVIPRALSDGYNVMAYDFHKNPIPGQTGANLYWRDVGTLDAYFDANMDLVSVNPEFGLYNADWPLRTSSEFSPPAKFVHESEGRKGQAFNTIMAGGTIISGGTVRDSVLGRGIHTHSYSVVESCVLFDEVEVGRHSHLRRAIVDKEVVIPPGTKIGLDPEEDRARGFTVTESGVVVVPKGYTF
- a CDS encoding TrkH family potassium uptake protein — translated: MTRPPAPDPRFPNPPTGPRRKPWLSRLRPPQLIALTFALAIVVGAGLLLLPISLEPGQSLRPIQALFMATSAVCVTGLGVVDVGSTFSTFGEVVMLLLIQIGGLGLITLGTLFAIAVRRRVGISDRIQVAQQLNTLELGGVVKLVRTIVLSSVLVELAGTVLLSSVFVPEEGLGRGLYFSLFHAVSAFNNAGFSLYATGLTGFVTNPVINLVIPLLIVLGGMGFLVQLNVLAYLRHRRRNRLNANSKLSLVMMAALLLIGTLSFALLEWTNPATLGTLPLGDKLLAAWFQGVTPRTAGFNTLDYSTMHYGTIFVTILLMFIGANPGSTGGGIKTTTFYVMMASAWGMVRGRHDTTLFRRRIGTTTILRAMTVGLLSLGLVNLGFLLMLLLNTNPEVKFVQLFFETVSAFATVGLSMNATPLLNADQEVVLIFLMFLGRIGPLTFAVAFSRPDSRTLVRYPQEHDILIG
- a CDS encoding Hsp20/alpha crystallin family protein, coding for MNEPVLARLQHLMTLREEVETLSAGPWVPAADWADGDAHLTLYLDVPGINPDRLEMHEEGGMLTVAGERSAPEGLLSAERAAGVFRRVLAFPREVLPQSGEAHLAGGVLTVRFQKKHPTIDVHADVQDLPHRPD
- the miaA gene encoding tRNA (adenosine(37)-N6)-dimethylallyltransferase MiaA, with translation MPPLRPLRIPLLTAPTAAGKSALALQVALDSGLEVVSADAFTVYRGLDIGTAKSTPAEQEAVPHHLLDVAEVTERYDVARYVQEGEAAIAAVLRRGRVPLVVGGTTFYLSALLRGLPLTPPADPQVRAAVETELAERGLDALLADIAAHDPAEAARMERNPRRVVRATEVFRRTGQYPGSFGSRPPRFQYAVTAFTRPGPELEARMRGRVEAMFTAGWAEEAAWLAARLDPDTLPRPTAWQALGYREAWAVSTGSLDEAEATARIVLASRQYAKRQLTAMRGQLGAPVLTPPEATRQLREAVGAAHKLNVN
- a CDS encoding thymidine kinase; the encoded protein is MLRSPFHGGHLEVIVGPMFSGKSEELIRRITRSLIARQNVLVFKPALDDRYHASAVASHAGRSVQALAVRSVADIRAHLSGEDRLLGAEAGTQRPPLPDVVGIDEVQFFGAEVVTLALELADAGVRVIMAGLDLDFRAEPFGPMPQLLARAESVEKLTAICTVCGAPATRSQRLIGGQPARYDDPVVLVGAQESYEARCRVHHMVLGQPISEPPSWREERAAGV
- a CDS encoding bifunctional metallophosphatase/5'-nucleotidase → MKFTWSLLLSAALLGTASAAPITITVLHTDDLHGHLEPTKIGEGMYGGYARQTTLMKKYAAEDTNPLILSGGDTFQGTLFYNVYKGLADVLFMNYQGYQAMAVGNHEFDDGPAALAKFVDKATFPVLATNIDVSAEPLLKDRIKPYAILNVGGEKVGVIGAVTPDLPLISSPGDNVKMLDVMKSIQASADAIKAQGINKVFLVSHLGYTLEQEVAKTVSGLDVIVGGHSHTLLGTFDNKDFPASEGPYPTVVNNPDGNKTLLVAAWEWGKVLGRIQVKFDDAGAVQSWEGNPIPVSADVPEDDTAKRMVATLTVPIASLRQQVVGNAPKGLNGSREVVRKRESGMANVLADAALAAGQTAGAQLALVNGGGVRASIDAGPITFDEAITVQPFGNSLSLLDLTGAQIRAALEHGVATWSENKGQFLHVSKGMSYTFDLSKPAGSRVTAVTLNGQPLDDAKTYKVATNNFTAGGGDGFTMFKGAPRLDTGKLDVDILVDYLKAHPDLTAEPEGRIVVENEPK
- a CDS encoding methyltransferase domain-containing protein yields the protein MPRPPRPDRFQPAGKRKSRPKVDHRARQPAHEYELEVLPGLEHVAATELGTVPLARDIRGLRFWFPGDPERLTRLRSALAVYRVRTWDVPRPRGLLGHQQLGELTEFLRGVLAVGGQTSFRLGAAGKESAVMQRLAEELETALGLSHRPEDGQLLIRLRPEADGPGWEVLARTTPRPLSARPWRVCNMHGGLNATLAYATHKLAGQRDVDRIFNPMCGSGTLLIERDLLGPSDALVGVDIEQSSVDCARTNIQAAGRDIEVARIDALHTDLPARSFDLIVADLPWGDAIGTHGGNSALYPAFLQEMHRLLSRQGRMAVITHEIRLFEGLLTGSAQWNARELLQVASGGHNPKVYLLNRR
- the rpmE gene encoding 50S ribosomal protein L31: MKKDIHPKAVPTKIIYQGKVIMETMSTRPEIHVDVWSGVHPFWTGEERFLDTEGRVDKFNKRFGDSYRTAKKK